From one Nothobranchius furzeri strain GRZ-AD chromosome 2, NfurGRZ-RIMD1, whole genome shotgun sequence genomic stretch:
- the LOC107377381 gene encoding phospholipid scramblase 1 yields the protein MSAPAYPGGYSGPPYPGGGFGDPAQAPPPGFNMEYHQGPPPVMYQPGPVGPGQGPEYGGQPMGISPAVPMVATGVPPGLEYLTQIDQILIHQKVELLEAFIGFETNNQYDIKNSLGQKIYKAKEKNDCCTRNCCGSLRSFDMKIKDNADREVIRLIRPFRCVSCWCPCCLQEMEVQAPPGTTVGFVKQDWHPFLPKFSIQGPNKETLMKLEGPCFACNCCGDVNFELKGKDGEQSIGRISKQWSGLLKEVFTDTDNFGIQFPMDLDVKMKAVLMGACFLIDFMFFEKVGEANQRSSVFS from the exons ATGTCTGCCCCGG CTTACCCAGGTGGTTATTCTGGACCCCCTTATCCAGGAGGGGGCTTTGGAGATCCAGCTCAAGCCCCTCCACCAGGCTTCAACATGGAATACCATCAGGGCCCACCACCTGTTATGTATCAGCCGGGCCCAGTGGGACCAGGTCAGGGGCCGGAGTATGGAGGCCAACCAATGGGGATCTCGCCAGCCGTGCCTATGGTTGCTACTGGGGTCCCGCCAGGACTTGAATACCTCACACAG ATCGATCAGATCCTGATTCATCAAAAAGTCGAGCTCCTGGAAG CTTTTATTGGCTTTGAGACCAACAACCAGTATGACATAAAGAACAGCCTGGGCCAGAAGATCTACAAGGCAAAAGAGAAGAACGACTGCTGCACCAGGAACTGCTGCGGCTCTCTGCGCAGCTTTGACATGAAGATCAAGGACAACGCGGACAGAGAGGTCATCCGTCTCATCCGGCCTTTCCGATGCGTCTCATGCTGGTGTCCCTGCTGTCTGCAAGAG ATGGAGGTCCAGGCACCGCCGGGCACCACCGTAGGGTTTGTCAAACAGGACTGGCACCCTTTCCTGCCAAAGTTTTCCATCCAGGGGCCAAACAAGGAGACGTTGATGAAACTTGAGGGGCCCTGCTTTGCCTGCAACTGCTGCGGCGACGTCAACTTTGAG CTGAAGGGGAAAGATGGAGAGCAAAGCATCGGCCGCATCAGCAAGCAGTGGAGCGGTCTCCTGAAAGAGGTCTTCACCGACACGGACAACTTCGGCATCCAGTTCCCAATGGACCTGGACGTGAAGATGAAAGCCGTGCTCATGGGCGCCTGCTTCCTCATT GACTTCATGTTCTTTGAGAAAGTGGGAGAGGCCAACCAACGCAGCTCCGTGTTTTCATAA